One part of the Streptomyces lienomycini genome encodes these proteins:
- a CDS encoding chlorinating enzyme has protein sequence MTLETTQWQLSETELDFFHENGYIGPITVYTPEEMDALWRRARREILDRSKAAYPVDEAMSGATNIANYDRHLDVDLLLQHVCNRKITERVASILGPNVLCWRTEFFPKYPGDEGTDWHQADTFANASGKPQILWPGETESEFGKGTITVWTGFTDATRENGCLQVIPGSHRRMNYDETKRMTYDTAQINAHVKDGVPRGFFGYDYRQLQIDPDWKPAEEDAFDLVMERGQCIIFWSTLMHASRPNTTAKSHRMGFATRYVPSSVRVYPDTDRVEEYGGSIPLDKWGAVLVHGEDDSGHNKILRESLHGTPISDFLR, from the coding sequence ATGACACTTGAAACCACGCAGTGGCAGCTCTCGGAAACCGAGCTCGACTTCTTCCACGAAAACGGCTACATCGGGCCGATCACGGTTTACACGCCGGAGGAGATGGACGCGCTGTGGCGCCGTGCCAGGCGCGAGATCCTCGACCGCTCGAAGGCCGCCTACCCGGTCGACGAGGCGATGTCGGGGGCGACGAACATCGCGAACTACGACCGTCACCTGGACGTCGACCTGCTCCTCCAGCACGTGTGCAACCGGAAGATCACCGAACGCGTGGCGTCCATCCTCGGGCCCAACGTCCTGTGCTGGCGCACCGAGTTCTTCCCGAAGTACCCCGGGGACGAGGGGACCGACTGGCACCAGGCGGACACGTTCGCGAACGCCAGCGGCAAGCCGCAGATCCTGTGGCCCGGTGAGACGGAGAGCGAGTTCGGCAAGGGCACCATCACGGTGTGGACGGGATTCACCGACGCCACCCGGGAGAACGGCTGCCTCCAGGTCATCCCCGGCTCGCACCGTCGTATGAACTACGACGAGACCAAGCGGATGACGTACGACACGGCGCAGATCAACGCGCACGTCAAGGACGGCGTTCCGCGTGGCTTCTTCGGGTACGACTACCGGCAGCTCCAGATCGACCCGGACTGGAAGCCGGCGGAGGAGGACGCCTTCGACCTGGTGATGGAGCGCGGCCAGTGCATCATCTTCTGGTCGACGCTGATGCACGCTTCGCGTCCCAACACCACGGCGAAGAGTCACCGGATGGGCTTCGCGACCCGCTACGTCCCGTCGAGCGTGCGGGTCTACCCGGACACCGACCGGGTGGAGGAGTACGGCGGGAGCATCCCTCTCGACAAGTGGGGCGCGGTTCTGGTCCACGGCGAGGACGACAGCGGCCACAACAAGATCCTGCGGGAGTCGCTGCACGGCACCCCGATCTCCGATTTCCTGCGCTGA
- a CDS encoding non-ribosomal peptide synthetase has product MNADTRLPLLAAQREIWFAEQRLGAGNSVYQVGEYVDVQGEFDTRTFEQALRSVVADLDTVHSRFHENGGGVGQTVDASRPWALRTVDLSEADDPKDEADAWMRRELATPSDLADGPLFDFALLRLGPERHLWYQNYHHIAMDAYGSYLVSRRVAEVYTALREGHAPGPNRFGTLRELADEDTAYRDSQGFRHDRDFWLAQLGGRPAPSPLIGRARGTATEFRSVTSRLSEAGLDAVRATARAVRVPWPVVVTAAAALHVQRLTGEEKVLLAFPLTARASRLARQTPATLANVLPLRLTIAPDLTVAALLEHVAAQMAEAVAHQRYRGADLQRDLGMDAATSLLPVVNVMSHPYDLRFGDARGTMRNLSSGLVGNLLFMIWDRQDGDGLQIDVNGRGDLGLAGHRDAFTAMLESLVAAGPDQPVDRVGRTAPVSVTERDTAGPGTDTLPELFAARVADTPDAPALTADGATWSYRELDERANQFARVLMARGTGPEDVVAVALPRTAELVVALLGVLKSGAAYLALDPDYPSARIEYMLRDAAPRLLVTSSAADVPAGHEYLSIDTPEYLAEAADHSRQPLRAEERHRPLDPGCPAYVTYTSGSTGRPKGVVTTHENVARLFATTRGRLGIGPDDVWTLFHSAAFDFSVWEIWGALLHGGRLVVVPFEATRAPRRLLNLLADEQVTVLSQTPSAFYQLIAADQELPDTGRRLGLRLVVFGGEALQPARLADWRRRHTPGGPALVNMYGITETTVHVTHVELKPEHGPDSVIGVPLRDLTVHLLDERLRPVPVGAIGEMYVRGPGLARGYLGRPGLTGQRFVADPQGRPGERMYRTGDLARRDPSGSLSFVGRSDDQVKVRGFRIEPGEVESALAECPGVALAAVAVTEEREDDRRLVAYVVAEEGADPEPEKTREALRARLPEYMVPSRIVRTDTLPLTANGKLDRTALTTATRAPRPPAGEPASRLDVMRALFALVLDEPEVGPDDDFFDLGGHSVLATALLTRIRSTFSAELDLRDLFDDPTPRAVVAALDNAGAARPALVRRERPAVLEASRAQRRMWFLQQMEGPGAAYNVPSVLRIGGPLDVAALSAALGDVSARHESLRTVLPYVDGRLLQQVLPPTAPTLRATPVNEAELDGRLVACARRVFDLAVEPPLRADLFTTGDDEHVLSLVLHHCACDAMSTPLVARDLERAYAARVTGRAPRFDPVPVRYCDYTLWQNDLLAADGAGSGLLDSQVAYWRKQLAGLPEQTELPTDRPRTAVASYAGDHLAVRLDADLHRRLVDLGRASGASLFMVLHAGLAALLSRLGAGDDIAVGSPVAGRLDEALDDVVGVFVNTLVLRTDVSGRPTFTELVQRVRETALTAYAHQDVPFEYLTDVLAPERSLARHPLFQVMLGLQDTPPAGEFSLPGLTVSTELGRTGTAKFDLFFSLVERRGGDGAPAGLDGYVEYASDLFDPDTVRALFDRFVRLLSEAVADPAGPVDRFGLLSAEERSRLLDRQTAAVPPSGATVTGLFAGQAAATPGAVAVSGPGHELTYAELDARSDRWAGALTRRGVRTGDTVAVALPRSPDFVVAQLAVLKAGAAYVPIDRRYPTAQVASMLDETRPTVVLTSGSADTGRLPETAADLVPLDDLDDGEGPDHPAGPYPHSAAYVMYTSGSQGRPKGIVVTHHDIVALATDSRFGDGVCADVLVHSPAAFDASTFEVWAPLLRGGRLIVAPPHEMDAEEYADLIARHRPSALWLTAALFAVVAEYRPDCFTGVRQVWAGGEEIAAPMVRRVLAACPGTVVVNGYGPTETTTFATSHPVSDLAPDARAVPIGRPLDGMRSYVLDSGLQPLPPGATGELYLAGAGVARGYLGRPALTAERFVADPFGPVGERMYRTGDLARWSTDGVLEYRGRTDRQVKLRGFRVEPGQVEAALLRHPAITQAVAEVRREDAGEPRLVAYVVAGEGERPTRDALRAFAQEVVPEYLVPHDIVFLAALPVTAHGKLDRAALPDATDRTAGRAPDGPVERLLCDLMARVLGRGGVGADDDFFALGGDSISAIRLVSSARGEGVTFTVRDVFAHRTAGGLARTADAPDDGTGRDGEDIGTGTVPATPIVSWLRERDAPVGRFAQSLLLSCPAGLSYEALLTAVRAVTDTHDSLRIRLVDQDGTWSLEVRPPGKAPVDDTVRRIDATGLGTADLAERARAEVEDAAAELDPYAGRIARVVWFDAGPESAGRLLLVVHHLAVDGVSWRILTDDLISAHTQAAEGRTPVLPPVGTSLRRWSERLTEQATRPDRLAELPDWIDVLSAPDPLLTAEPADSRLDFVNDAVDVVGTLPEDTTGPLLTEVPAVFHCGVEDALLTALGLAVTAWRRDNGLETAGGVLVDVEGHGREDVVQGADLSRTLGWFTTIHPVRVDPGRVGGQAVTSGAPRLGAALKRVKEQAAAAPDGGIGFGLLRHLAPGCREVLARLGTPQIGFNYLGRFAAPGAPLGDAQGWDMAPEAVMVTAADPRFPVAHGLELHIVVHDGQAGPRLTATWSGARRLWTREALTDLAGRWTVALQGIVRHALRPEAGGHSPSDFSVDDLSQHDVEQLEDLWRTR; this is encoded by the coding sequence TTGAACGCCGACACAAGGCTGCCCCTGCTGGCAGCACAGCGTGAGATCTGGTTCGCCGAACAAAGGCTGGGTGCCGGAAATTCGGTGTATCAGGTCGGCGAGTACGTCGATGTGCAGGGCGAGTTCGACACGCGGACCTTCGAGCAGGCGTTGCGGTCGGTCGTCGCCGATCTCGACACCGTGCACAGCCGGTTCCACGAGAACGGCGGCGGTGTCGGACAGACCGTCGACGCGAGCCGGCCCTGGGCGCTGCGCACCGTCGACCTCTCCGAGGCGGACGACCCGAAGGACGAGGCCGACGCGTGGATGCGGCGGGAACTCGCCACCCCGTCCGATCTGGCCGACGGCCCGCTGTTCGACTTCGCGCTGCTGCGTCTGGGGCCCGAACGGCACCTGTGGTATCAGAACTACCACCACATCGCCATGGACGCCTACGGCTCCTACCTCGTCTCGCGCAGGGTGGCCGAGGTGTACACGGCACTCCGCGAGGGGCACGCTCCCGGACCGAACCGGTTCGGCACGCTGCGCGAACTCGCCGACGAGGACACCGCGTACCGCGACTCCCAGGGCTTCCGGCACGATCGCGACTTCTGGCTGGCACAGCTGGGCGGGCGGCCCGCCCCCTCCCCGCTGATCGGTCGCGCCCGCGGGACGGCCACGGAGTTCCGCAGCGTGACGAGCCGGCTGTCCGAGGCAGGGCTGGACGCCGTCCGCGCGACCGCGCGCGCCGTCCGCGTGCCCTGGCCGGTAGTGGTCACCGCAGCCGCGGCACTCCACGTCCAGCGCCTGACCGGTGAGGAGAAGGTCCTCCTCGCCTTCCCGCTCACCGCTCGCGCGAGCCGCCTGGCCCGGCAGACGCCCGCCACCCTGGCCAACGTCCTGCCACTGCGCCTGACCATCGCACCGGACCTGACCGTCGCCGCGCTCCTGGAGCATGTGGCCGCGCAGATGGCCGAGGCCGTCGCACACCAGCGATACCGCGGGGCGGACCTCCAACGCGATCTCGGCATGGACGCGGCCACGTCCCTGCTGCCGGTCGTCAACGTCATGTCGCACCCGTACGACCTGCGGTTCGGCGACGCCCGCGGCACCATGCGCAACCTGTCCTCCGGCCTGGTGGGCAACCTGCTGTTCATGATCTGGGACCGCCAGGACGGCGACGGCCTGCAGATCGACGTCAACGGCCGAGGCGACCTGGGACTGGCCGGCCACCGCGACGCGTTCACCGCGATGCTGGAGTCCTTGGTCGCCGCCGGCCCGGACCAGCCGGTGGACCGCGTCGGCCGCACCGCCCCGGTGTCCGTCACGGAGCGGGACACCGCCGGACCGGGCACCGACACCCTGCCCGAGCTGTTCGCGGCCCGGGTCGCCGACACCCCGGACGCGCCCGCGCTCACGGCGGACGGCGCCACCTGGTCCTACCGGGAACTCGACGAGCGCGCCAACCAGTTCGCCCGCGTGCTCATGGCACGGGGGACAGGGCCCGAGGACGTCGTCGCGGTGGCGCTGCCCCGCACCGCCGAACTCGTCGTCGCCCTGCTCGGCGTGCTCAAGTCCGGTGCCGCCTACCTCGCCCTCGACCCGGACTACCCGTCCGCCCGCATCGAGTACATGCTCCGCGACGCGGCACCCAGGCTGCTGGTCACCTCCTCGGCGGCGGACGTCCCCGCAGGCCACGAGTACCTGAGCATCGACACCCCCGAGTACCTCGCCGAGGCCGCCGACCACTCCCGTCAGCCGCTGCGGGCCGAGGAACGGCATCGGCCGCTCGACCCGGGCTGCCCCGCGTACGTCACCTACACCTCCGGGTCGACGGGCCGGCCGAAGGGCGTGGTCACCACCCACGAGAACGTCGCCCGCCTCTTCGCCACCACCCGCGGACGGCTCGGAATCGGCCCCGACGACGTATGGACCCTGTTCCACTCCGCCGCGTTCGACTTCTCCGTGTGGGAGATCTGGGGCGCGCTGCTGCACGGCGGCCGACTCGTCGTCGTGCCGTTCGAGGCGACCCGGGCGCCCCGCCGCCTCCTGAACCTGCTCGCCGACGAACAGGTGACCGTGCTCAGCCAGACGCCCTCGGCGTTCTACCAGCTCATCGCCGCCGACCAGGAACTCCCCGACACGGGCCGCCGGCTGGGGCTGCGCCTCGTCGTGTTCGGCGGCGAGGCGCTGCAGCCCGCCCGCCTCGCCGACTGGCGCCGCCGGCACACGCCCGGCGGCCCGGCGCTGGTGAACATGTACGGCATCACCGAGACCACGGTCCACGTGACACACGTCGAGCTGAAACCCGAACACGGCCCGGACAGCGTGATCGGCGTCCCGCTGCGCGACCTGACGGTGCACCTCCTGGACGAACGGCTCCGGCCGGTACCGGTCGGAGCGATCGGCGAGATGTACGTCCGCGGCCCCGGCCTGGCCCGCGGCTACCTGGGCCGGCCGGGGCTCACCGGGCAGCGGTTCGTCGCCGACCCGCAGGGACGCCCCGGCGAGCGCATGTACCGGACCGGCGACCTGGCCCGCCGCGACCCGTCGGGCAGCCTCTCCTTCGTCGGACGCTCGGACGACCAGGTGAAGGTCCGCGGCTTTCGCATCGAACCCGGGGAGGTCGAGTCCGCGCTCGCCGAGTGCCCCGGCGTGGCGCTCGCCGCGGTCGCCGTCACCGAGGAACGGGAGGACGACCGGCGGCTGGTCGCCTACGTGGTCGCCGAGGAGGGGGCCGACCCCGAGCCGGAGAAGACCAGGGAGGCCCTCCGCGCCCGCCTCCCCGAGTACATGGTGCCCAGCAGGATCGTCCGGACCGACACCCTGCCGCTGACCGCCAACGGCAAGCTCGACCGGACCGCGCTGACCACGGCGACGAGAGCGCCGCGGCCGCCCGCCGGTGAGCCCGCCTCGCGGCTGGACGTGATGCGCGCGCTCTTCGCGCTCGTACTCGACGAACCCGAGGTCGGCCCCGACGACGACTTCTTCGACCTGGGCGGCCACTCCGTCCTGGCCACCGCACTGCTCACCCGTATTCGGTCGACCTTCTCCGCCGAACTGGACCTGCGCGACCTGTTCGACGACCCGACACCGCGAGCCGTGGTGGCCGCCCTGGACAACGCCGGTGCGGCCCGGCCGGCCCTGGTCAGGCGGGAACGCCCGGCCGTTCTCGAGGCATCCCGCGCGCAGCGCCGCATGTGGTTCCTCCAGCAGATGGAAGGTCCCGGCGCCGCCTACAACGTCCCCTCCGTCCTGCGGATCGGCGGACCCCTCGACGTCGCGGCCCTGAGCGCGGCACTCGGCGACGTGAGCGCGCGCCACGAAAGCCTGCGGACCGTCCTGCCGTACGTCGACGGCCGCCTCCTCCAGCAGGTGCTGCCGCCCACCGCGCCCACCCTGCGGGCCACACCCGTGAACGAGGCGGAGCTGGACGGACGACTCGTCGCCTGCGCCCGCCGCGTCTTCGATCTCGCCGTCGAACCGCCCCTGCGCGCCGACCTGTTCACGACCGGCGACGACGAGCACGTCCTCTCGCTCGTCCTGCACCACTGCGCCTGCGACGCGATGTCGACACCGCTGGTCGCACGCGACCTCGAACGCGCCTACGCCGCCCGGGTCACCGGCCGCGCCCCCCGGTTCGATCCGGTACCGGTGCGGTACTGCGACTACACGCTCTGGCAGAACGACCTGCTCGCCGCGGACGGAGCCGGAAGCGGCCTCCTGGACAGCCAGGTCGCCTACTGGCGCAAGCAGCTGGCGGGCCTGCCCGAGCAGACCGAGCTGCCCACGGACCGGCCCCGGACGGCCGTCGCCTCCTACGCCGGCGACCACCTCGCGGTCCGTCTCGACGCGGACCTGCACCGCCGGCTCGTCGACCTGGGCCGCGCCTCGGGCGCCAGCCTGTTCATGGTCCTGCACGCCGGACTCGCGGCCCTGCTGTCCCGCCTCGGCGCGGGCGACGACATCGCCGTGGGCAGCCCCGTGGCGGGCCGCCTCGACGAGGCCCTGGACGACGTGGTCGGCGTCTTCGTGAACACCCTCGTCCTGCGCACCGACGTGTCGGGCAGGCCCACGTTCACCGAACTGGTGCAGCGGGTCCGGGAGACGGCCCTGACCGCCTACGCCCACCAGGACGTGCCCTTCGAGTACCTCACGGACGTCCTGGCCCCCGAACGCTCACTGGCCCGCCACCCGCTGTTCCAGGTGATGCTGGGCCTTCAGGACACCCCGCCCGCCGGTGAGTTCTCCCTGCCGGGCCTGACCGTCTCCACCGAGCTGGGCCGGACGGGGACCGCGAAGTTCGACCTCTTCTTCAGCCTCGTCGAGCGGCGGGGCGGCGACGGGGCCCCGGCCGGACTCGACGGCTACGTCGAGTACGCCTCCGATCTGTTCGACCCGGACACGGTGCGTGCCCTGTTCGACCGGTTCGTGCGGCTGCTCTCCGAGGCCGTGGCCGACCCCGCGGGGCCCGTCGACCGCTTCGGCCTGCTCTCGGCCGAGGAGCGCTCCCGGCTGCTCGACCGGCAGACCGCCGCCGTCCCGCCGTCCGGCGCCACCGTCACCGGCCTCTTCGCCGGGCAGGCCGCCGCCACCCCCGGCGCCGTCGCGGTGAGCGGACCGGGGCACGAACTGACCTACGCCGAACTCGACGCACGATCCGACCGGTGGGCCGGCGCCCTGACCCGGCGCGGAGTCCGCACCGGTGACACCGTCGCCGTGGCACTGCCCCGCTCACCCGACTTCGTCGTCGCGCAGCTCGCGGTACTGAAGGCGGGCGCGGCCTACGTGCCGATCGACCGCCGTTACCCCACCGCCCAGGTCGCCTCGATGCTCGACGAGACCCGGCCGACGGTCGTCCTGACGTCGGGTTCCGCCGACACCGGCCGGCTCCCCGAGACCGCGGCCGACCTGGTGCCGCTCGACGACCTGGACGACGGGGAAGGCCCGGACCACCCGGCTGGCCCGTACCCGCACTCCGCCGCCTATGTCATGTACACCTCTGGCTCGCAGGGTCGGCCCAAGGGCATCGTGGTGACCCACCACGACATCGTGGCCCTCGCGACCGACTCCCGCTTCGGCGACGGAGTCTGCGCCGACGTCCTCGTCCACTCGCCCGCGGCCTTCGACGCGTCGACGTTCGAGGTGTGGGCACCGCTCCTGCGGGGCGGCAGGCTGATCGTCGCGCCGCCGCACGAGATGGACGCCGAGGAGTACGCCGACCTGATCGCCCGCCACCGGCCGAGCGCGCTGTGGCTCACCGCCGCGCTGTTCGCCGTCGTCGCCGAGTACCGACCCGACTGCTTCACCGGAGTGCGCCAGGTGTGGGCCGGAGGCGAGGAGATCGCGGCGCCGATGGTCCGGCGCGTGCTGGCCGCCTGCCCCGGCACGGTGGTCGTCAACGGCTACGGACCCACCGAGACCACCACCTTCGCCACCAGTCATCCGGTGTCGGACCTCGCGCCGGACGCCCGCGCCGTACCCATCGGCCGACCGCTCGACGGCATGCGCTCCTACGTCCTGGACAGCGGGCTGCAACCACTGCCGCCGGGCGCCACGGGCGAGCTGTACCTCGCCGGAGCCGGAGTCGCACGGGGCTACCTCGGCCGGCCCGCGCTGACGGCGGAGCGGTTCGTCGCCGATCCGTTCGGCCCGGTGGGGGAGCGGATGTACCGCACCGGCGACCTCGCCCGCTGGAGCACCGACGGAGTACTGGAATACCGGGGACGTACCGACCGCCAGGTCAAACTGCGCGGCTTCCGCGTGGAGCCCGGCCAGGTGGAGGCGGCTCTGCTGCGGCACCCCGCCATCACCCAGGCCGTGGCCGAAGTGCGCCGCGAGGACGCGGGGGAGCCGCGACTGGTGGCCTACGTCGTGGCCGGGGAGGGAGAACGGCCCACCAGGGACGCGCTGCGCGCCTTCGCGCAAGAAGTCGTCCCGGAGTACCTGGTGCCCCACGACATCGTCTTCCTCGCCGCTCTGCCGGTCACCGCGCACGGCAAGCTCGACCGGGCCGCACTGCCCGACGCCACCGACCGGACCGCCGGACGCGCCCCCGACGGACCGGTCGAGCGGCTGCTCTGCGACCTGATGGCCCGGGTGCTCGGGCGGGGCGGGGTCGGCGCCGACGACGACTTCTTCGCTCTCGGCGGTGACAGCATCTCCGCGATCCGTCTGGTGAGCAGCGCCCGCGGCGAAGGAGTGACCTTCACCGTCCGGGACGTCTTCGCGCACCGGACGGCCGGGGGCCTCGCTCGGACCGCCGACGCGCCGGACGACGGCACGGGCCGTGACGGCGAGGACATCGGCACCGGGACGGTGCCGGCCACGCCGATCGTCAGCTGGCTGCGTGAACGCGACGCACCCGTTGGCCGGTTCGCCCAGTCCCTGCTGCTGTCCTGCCCGGCCGGCCTCTCCTACGAGGCACTCCTCACCGCCGTACGCGCGGTGACCGACACCCACGACTCCCTGCGCATCCGGCTGGTGGACCAGGACGGAACCTGGAGTCTGGAAGTCCGGCCGCCCGGCAAGGCCCCCGTCGACGACACGGTCCGGCGCATCGACGCCACCGGTCTCGGCACCGCCGATCTCGCCGAGCGGGCCCGCGCCGAGGTCGAGGACGCGGCGGCGGAACTCGACCCGTACGCCGGGCGGATCGCCCGCGTCGTCTGGTTCGACGCCGGACCGGAATCCGCCGGACGGCTGCTGCTCGTCGTCCACCACCTGGCGGTCGACGGCGTCTCCTGGCGCATCCTCACCGACGACCTGATCTCGGCCCACACCCAGGCGGCGGAAGGCCGCACACCGGTGCTGCCGCCCGTCGGCACCTCGCTGCGACGCTGGTCCGAACGGCTCACCGAGCAGGCCACACGGCCGGACCGGCTGGCCGAACTGCCCGACTGGATCGACGTCCTCTCCGCACCCGACCCGCTGCTCACCGCGGAACCGGCCGACTCCCGGCTCGACTTCGTGAACGACGCCGTCGACGTCGTCGGCACCCTCCCGGAGGACACCACGGGCCCCCTGCTGACAGAGGTCCCCGCCGTCTTCCACTGCGGAGTCGAGGACGCCCTGCTCACGGCGCTCGGCCTCGCCGTCACCGCCTGGCGCCGCGACAACGGACTCGAGACGGCCGGGGGCGTCCTCGTGGACGTCGAGGGCCACGGCCGCGAAGACGTCGTCCAGGGCGCCGACCTCTCCCGCACACTGGGCTGGTTCACCACCATCCACCCCGTCAGGGTCGATCCGGGCCGCGTCGGCGGGCAGGCGGTCACCTCGGGCGCCCCGCGCCTGGGAGCCGCGCTCAAGCGGGTCAAGGAGCAGGCGGCGGCCGCGCCCGACGGAGGTATCGGGTTCGGCCTGCTGCGCCATCTCGCCCCGGGATGCCGCGAGGTGCTCGCCCGCCTCGGCACACCGCAGATCGGGTTCAACTACCTCGGCCGCTTCGCCGCTCCCGGCGCCCCGTTGGGCGACGCGCAGGGCTGGGACATGGCACCCGAGGCGGTCATGGTGACGGCCGCCGACCCCCGGTTCCCCGTCGCGCACGGCCTCGAGCTCCACATCGTGGTGCACGACGGCCAGGCGGGCCCCCGCCTGACCGCCACCTGGTCCGGCGCGCGACGACTGTGGACCCGGGAGGCTCTCACCGACCTCGCCGGCCGTTGGACGGTGGCCCTCCAGGGGATCGTCCGGCACGCCCTGCGGCCGGAGGCCGGCGGCCACAGCCCCTCCGACTTCTCGGTGGACGACCTGAGTCAGCACGACGTCGAACAGCTCGAAGACCTGTGGAGGACCCGGTAA
- a CDS encoding condensation domain-containing protein gives MTRGSIVDVLRLTPMQEGMLFHALYDVDGPDVYMVQQVFDVAGPLDVERLRGAVQALVVRHPNLGVSFSQVSDGQPVQVVPAEVCVPWSVVDLGGLGEDAARVELERLGRREYGRRFDPASGPLLRLMVVRLGRERHCLLLTSHHLLLDGWSTPIVARELFALYAGAVLGRVTPFREFLGWLGRQDVRAARGRGGGSLRGWTGRRGWWGWRRRGCRGCRGGWWWRRRRGCRVGWGCGRGSWG, from the coding sequence ATGACCCGCGGCAGCATCGTCGACGTCCTTCGACTGACACCCATGCAGGAGGGGATGCTGTTTCACGCGTTGTATGACGTGGATGGTCCTGATGTGTACATGGTGCAGCAGGTGTTTGATGTTGCGGGGCCGTTGGATGTGGAGCGGTTGCGGGGTGCGGTGCAGGCGTTGGTGGTGCGGCATCCGAATCTGGGGGTGTCGTTTTCGCAGGTGTCGGACGGTCAGCCGGTGCAGGTGGTGCCGGCTGAGGTGTGTGTGCCGTGGTCGGTGGTGGATCTGGGCGGGCTGGGTGAGGATGCGGCCCGGGTGGAGTTGGAGCGGTTGGGGCGGCGCGAGTACGGGCGGCGGTTCGATCCGGCGTCTGGTCCGTTGCTGCGGTTGATGGTGGTGCGGCTGGGGCGGGAGCGGCATTGTCTGCTGTTGACGAGTCATCACTTGTTGTTGGACGGGTGGTCGACGCCGATTGTGGCGCGTGAGCTGTTCGCGTTGTATGCGGGTGCGGTGTTGGGGCGGGTGACGCCGTTCCGGGAGTTTCTGGGGTGGCTGGGGCGTCAGGATGTCCGGGCGGCGCGGGGGCGTGGCGGCGGGAGCTTGCGGGGCTGGACGGGGCGACGCGGTTGGTGGGGGTGGAGGCGGCGCGGGTGCCGCGGTTGCCGCGGCGGGTGGTGGTGGAGGCGTCGGCGGGGTTGTCGGGTGGGCTGGGGGTGCGGGCGCGGGAGTTGGGGGTGA
- a CDS encoding alpha/beta hydrolase, with product MNGPDDRPSRAELDREYSPSHLVPSLGRYLDEYAARSAEARRAPGVRTGLRYGPGAADRLDFWPAPSGPAPVQIFVHGGNWQELTERSSAFSAPAFCEAGAAFAAVGYGLAPGTPLDGIVAAVRRCVRWIHDRADDLGVDPRRMHLSGTSAGAHLAAMTMVPEEPGEPPAADLLAGVTLLSGIYDLEPVSRCYVNDALRLDEDAVRRNSPVGLLPATAPPVVLARGGVETGEYVRQHDLMAAALRRRGALAADIVEGDRDHFDLPYDLADPSTPLGRAVLEQMGLADDERGQRPAEVTA from the coding sequence ATGAACGGACCCGACGACCGCCCGAGCCGGGCCGAACTGGACCGCGAGTACTCGCCGAGTCACCTGGTGCCGAGCCTCGGCCGCTACCTCGACGAGTACGCCGCCCGCAGCGCCGAGGCCCGCCGCGCCCCCGGGGTGCGGACCGGCCTGCGGTACGGGCCGGGCGCCGCCGACCGCCTCGACTTCTGGCCGGCGCCGTCCGGGCCCGCGCCCGTGCAGATCTTCGTGCACGGCGGCAACTGGCAGGAACTCACCGAACGCAGCTCGGCGTTCTCGGCGCCGGCGTTTTGCGAGGCGGGCGCCGCGTTCGCCGCCGTCGGATACGGCCTCGCCCCCGGCACACCGCTGGACGGGATCGTGGCCGCCGTGCGCCGGTGCGTCCGCTGGATCCACGACCGAGCGGACGACCTCGGAGTCGACCCGCGGCGGATGCACCTCAGCGGGACCTCGGCCGGCGCCCACCTGGCCGCGATGACCATGGTCCCGGAAGAGCCCGGCGAGCCCCCCGCAGCCGATCTGCTCGCCGGGGTCACCCTGCTCAGCGGGATCTACGACCTCGAACCGGTCAGCCGCTGCTACGTCAACGACGCGCTGCGGCTGGACGAGGACGCGGTACGCCGCAACAGCCCCGTCGGCCTGCTGCCGGCCACCGCACCCCCGGTCGTCCTGGCGCGCGGCGGCGTCGAGACCGGCGAGTACGTCCGGCAGCACGACCTCATGGCCGCGGCACTGCGCCGCCGTGGTGCCCTGGCGGCCGACATCGTGGAAGGCGACCGTGACCACTTCGACCTGCCCTACGACCTCGCGGACCCGTCGACGCCGCTCGGCCGCGCGGTGCTGGAACAGATGGGCCTTGCCGACGACGAGCGCGGCCAACGGCCCGCGGAGGTGACCGCATGA